In Aestuariibaculum lutulentum, one DNA window encodes the following:
- a CDS encoding Crp/Fnr family transcriptional regulator yields the protein MAKENKDYIIPILKENPLFKEISDEELCAFLKISSVKKWPKNTCLFDGDSTLYNFYIIISGKLKLYYYNKAKDRKITLFLLVKNDAFDVSRLLNFSQHKVYYETLTCANILTTNSILLKRWMMDNPEFYKSLLHYTLIKLKDLEEYVTSSSIDDTSTKLAKLLINNVNHSSNQIEKINDLPHKELAQLIGTTRAVLNRQIQVFKKEGIIDIRNKNIEIKNMDLLLDKLKNN from the coding sequence ATGGCCAAAGAAAATAAAGATTATATCATCCCTATTTTGAAAGAAAATCCTTTATTCAAAGAGATTTCAGATGAAGAATTATGTGCTTTCCTTAAAATTTCATCTGTAAAAAAATGGCCTAAGAACACTTGTTTATTTGACGGAGACAGTACGCTTTACAATTTTTATATCATCATATCCGGAAAACTAAAACTCTATTATTACAACAAAGCTAAAGATCGTAAAATCACTCTGTTTTTATTAGTTAAAAACGATGCTTTTGATGTTTCTCGTCTATTAAATTTTTCACAACATAAAGTATACTACGAAACTTTAACCTGTGCCAACATACTTACTACAAATTCGATTTTATTAAAACGATGGATGATGGATAATCCTGAATTTTACAAATCCTTATTACATTATACACTTATTAAACTTAAAGACTTAGAAGAGTATGTTACCAGCTCCTCTATTGATGATACTTCAACGAAACTAGCAAAACTTCTCATAAATAACGTTAATCATTCTTCAAATCAGATTGAAAAAATCAACGACTTACCACATAAGGAATTAGCTCAACTTATTGGTACCACACGCGCCGTATTAAACCGTCAGATTCAGGTTTTCAAAAAAGAAGGCATTATAGATATCAGAAATAAAAATAT